The Candidatus Abyssobacteria bacterium SURF_5 genome has a window encoding:
- a CDS encoding glutamate synthase has product MDMKSEFIIRSREPLLQAAPACAPRKEAEEGGCGVVGFACSIPVGGKHIYEPSCQMHNRGNGKGGGIAAVGFVPEQLGITRDVLDSHYILQIGLLNMDARKTVEEEFILPHFDVAQMSMLPTVDNYRDIEGLEVRPPDVLRCIARVKPAVLDGYIRDHSLDSLSRTEAEDEFVYQNSFRLNQNLYASLGEKKAFVLSHGRNMMILKIVGYAEKLAQYYLLEDFKAHCWIAHQRYPTKGRVWHPGGAHPFMGMHEALVHNGDFANYVSVCEYLKMRNVYPLFLTDTEVSIQLFDLWKRVYRYPLEYVIEAMAPTTELDFNRLPAEKQRIYRQVQACHMHGSPDGPWFFIIGRNDVENNRFQLIGITDTSMLRPQVFAFTLGEVSIGLCCSEKQAIDATLHSLAQEDPRFHPIADKYWNARGGSHTDGGAFIFTVSGAGENKKMTCANKFGIEVTLSPEKKHRDRAEAVTAPKTQDALSRRIRTFLKREDADGLFAWISDSVARWRYNTLAWVLQESAEIAEQGDRERAVIIAALTLLNDRRYATGKKKRSSVLELVRLSLHSIFRSCPAIESAQSSRYRLIGWENRHQLRAPVESEQILVIDAAGFAPEGPDCHSHLLIAGFRLGWRRFIAYNFRGERFSGCGFGPETQGVIIDLYDSTGDYVASGIDGMEIYIHGDGQDQLAQIIKQGKLVVYGDVGQTFMYGAKGGSIYVMGNAAGRPLINAVGRPRVVVNGTCLDYLAESFMAGDALNGGGFVVLNAVEFDEEGSLRDLPFPYPGSNLFSLASGGAIYVRDPHRLVADEQLNGGEFAPMTAADWQLILPHLQENERLFGISVMNHLLTVNGKRMAPEDVYRKVRPVKLAVLAKVAEHE; this is encoded by the coding sequence ATGGACATGAAAAGCGAATTCATCATTCGGTCGCGAGAGCCTCTGCTGCAAGCGGCGCCCGCCTGCGCGCCGCGCAAGGAAGCGGAAGAAGGCGGCTGCGGGGTCGTCGGCTTCGCCTGCAGCATACCGGTCGGCGGAAAACATATTTACGAGCCGTCCTGCCAGATGCATAACCGCGGCAACGGCAAAGGCGGCGGCATCGCCGCCGTCGGCTTTGTGCCCGAACAGCTTGGCATAACGCGCGACGTCCTTGATTCACATTACATCCTTCAGATAGGACTGCTGAATATGGACGCGCGAAAAACGGTCGAAGAGGAATTCATTTTGCCTCATTTCGACGTGGCGCAGATGAGCATGCTGCCGACGGTGGACAACTACCGCGACATCGAAGGCCTCGAGGTCCGCCCTCCCGACGTGCTGCGCTGCATCGCACGCGTTAAGCCCGCCGTTCTCGATGGGTACATCCGCGACCACTCGCTCGACTCGTTGAGTCGCACTGAGGCCGAAGACGAATTTGTTTATCAGAATAGTTTCAGGTTGAATCAGAACCTGTACGCTTCGCTGGGCGAGAAGAAGGCGTTTGTCCTCTCGCACGGCCGCAACATGATGATCCTCAAAATTGTGGGCTATGCCGAGAAACTGGCGCAATACTATTTGCTGGAGGACTTCAAGGCCCACTGCTGGATCGCGCACCAGCGGTATCCGACCAAGGGGCGCGTCTGGCATCCAGGCGGAGCGCATCCGTTCATGGGAATGCATGAGGCGCTCGTGCATAATGGCGATTTCGCCAATTATGTTTCAGTCTGCGAATACTTGAAAATGCGAAACGTGTATCCCCTGTTTTTGACGGACACCGAGGTCTCAATCCAGCTGTTCGACCTCTGGAAACGCGTCTACCGGTATCCGCTCGAGTACGTCATCGAAGCGATGGCGCCGACGACCGAACTTGATTTCAATCGCTTGCCCGCCGAAAAACAGCGCATCTATCGACAGGTACAAGCTTGTCACATGCATGGCTCTCCTGACGGCCCGTGGTTCTTCATCATCGGGCGCAACGACGTCGAGAACAATCGATTTCAACTGATCGGCATCACCGATACGTCCATGTTGCGACCGCAGGTTTTCGCCTTCACGTTGGGCGAAGTCTCGATCGGGTTGTGCTGCTCGGAAAAACAGGCAATCGACGCGACGCTTCACTCGCTCGCGCAGGAGGACCCTCGATTCCATCCGATTGCCGACAAATACTGGAACGCGCGCGGCGGTAGTCACACCGACGGAGGCGCATTCATTTTCACGGTTTCCGGCGCGGGCGAGAACAAGAAAATGACGTGCGCGAACAAGTTCGGCATCGAGGTGACGCTGTCCCCCGAAAAGAAGCATCGCGACCGGGCCGAGGCAGTCACGGCCCCGAAAACGCAAGACGCGCTTTCGCGCCGTATCCGGACGTTCCTGAAGCGGGAAGACGCCGACGGGCTGTTTGCATGGATAAGCGACAGCGTCGCGCGCTGGCGATACAATACGCTTGCATGGGTTCTTCAGGAGTCGGCAGAGATAGCCGAACAAGGAGACAGGGAACGCGCGGTCATCATTGCCGCCTTGACGCTGCTGAACGATCGCCGGTACGCGACAGGGAAGAAGAAGCGCAGCTCTGTTCTCGAATTGGTGCGCCTTTCGCTGCATTCGATTTTCCGAAGCTGTCCCGCCATCGAATCGGCTCAATCTTCGCGGTACCGGTTGATAGGGTGGGAGAATCGCCACCAACTGCGAGCGCCAGTCGAGAGCGAACAGATACTGGTGATCGATGCAGCCGGTTTTGCGCCGGAAGGCCCTGATTGCCATTCGCACCTGCTGATCGCGGGTTTCCGATTGGGGTGGCGCCGCTTTATCGCCTACAACTTCAGAGGCGAGCGGTTCTCCGGCTGCGGGTTCGGACCGGAAACGCAAGGCGTCATTATCGACCTGTACGACAGCACGGGCGATTATGTTGCCTCGGGCATTGACGGAATGGAGATATACATCCACGGCGACGGCCAGGACCAGCTTGCTCAAATTATCAAGCAGGGAAAACTGGTTGTTTATGGAGACGTCGGCCAGACCTTCATGTATGGTGCGAAGGGCGGCAGTATCTACGTCATGGGGAATGCGGCGGGGCGGCCCCTGATCAATGCCGTCGGCAGGCCCCGCGTGGTTGTAAACGGCACCTGTTTGGATTATTTGGCTGAATCTTTCATGGCCGGCGACGCACTCAACGGCGGCGGTTTCGTCGTTCTGAATGCAGTTGAATTCGATGAAGAGGGCTCCCTTCGCGATCTTCCTTTTCCCTATCCCGGCTCCAATCTTTTCTCACTTGCGTCGGGCGGCGCTATCTATGTTCGCGACCCGCACCGGCTCGTTGCGGACGAGCAGCTTAACGGCGGCGAATTCGCTCCCATGACGGCGGCCGATTGGCAGCTCATCCTGCCGCACCTCCAGGAGAACGAACGGCTTTTCGGCATTTCCGTTATGAACCACTTGCTGACGGTCAACGGCAAGAGGATGGCGCCGGAGGACGTTTATCGAAAGGTTCGACCGGTGAAACTCGCGGTTCTGGCGAAAGTTGCTGAACATGAATAA
- the lipB gene encoding lipoyl(octanoyl) transferase LipB — MNERLKPSPAENAPGGRACEIIDLAVCSYAKAYAFQKEKVRSKIDGADSDTLILVEHFPVLTLGRRGRREHICAPTHHLRSMGIDVIDTDRGGDVTYHGPGQLVGYPILDLRVHRQDVNWILRSIEASLIRALEKFGIRAGVEPGLTGVWVNGGKIAAIGIGISRWITFHGFALNVAPKMDHFQLIIPCGIRNREVISMEEALGKAPPMEEVKRAVIEGFCATFGLTPSKLDFPSPKS; from the coding sequence ATGAATGAACGATTGAAACCATCGCCGGCTGAAAACGCGCCCGGCGGGCGCGCGTGTGAAATCATTGATCTTGCCGTCTGCTCCTACGCCAAGGCGTATGCCTTCCAAAAGGAAAAGGTTCGATCGAAGATTGACGGGGCCGATTCGGACACACTGATTCTGGTCGAACATTTCCCCGTGCTTACGCTCGGACGCCGGGGCCGCCGCGAGCATATCTGTGCTCCAACGCACCATCTAAGGTCGATGGGAATCGATGTGATCGATACGGATCGCGGCGGCGATGTCACTTATCACGGCCCCGGCCAACTTGTCGGATATCCGATCCTGGACCTGCGCGTCCATCGCCAGGATGTTAATTGGATATTGCGCTCGATAGAGGCCTCGCTCATTCGCGCCCTGGAGAAATTCGGGATTCGAGCGGGGGTTGAACCCGGCCTCACCGGCGTCTGGGTAAATGGGGGAAAAATAGCGGCTATCGGAATCGGCATCAGCCGCTGGATCACATTTCACGGATTCGCGCTTAATGTCGCTCCAAAGATGGATCACTTCCAATTGATTATCCCCTGTGGCATCCGAAACAGGGAGGTTATCAGCATGGAAGAAGCGCTCGGGAAAGCGCCGCCCATGGAGGAGGTCAAAAGAGCGGTAATCGAGGGTTTCTGCGCAACATTTGGACTCACTCCTTCAAAGCTTGATTTTCCGAGTCCGAAAAGTTAA
- a CDS encoding PilT/PilU family type 4a pilus ATPase, whose translation MKLEPIKILEQMVLSKASDCYLKVGERPAFRMNGRISQTSFDTLTDADVDVFIETVMTPFQRERFAQDPDLDLSYALPSGNRFRVNVFRQRGHIGAVIRHIPSENLGFEYLALPPVVREFAEMSRGLIIVSGATGSGKTTTQAAMIDHINRNFSKHIVTIEDPIEFIHFDKKSLINQREVGFDTNSFADALKHVVRQSPDVILIGEMRDLETMLIALSAAQTGHLVVTTLHNVDTAQTIDRIINYFPEYMRHQVRLELSLCLKGVLCMRLLPRSDGKGRVPAIEVLRVTPLIRKLLLEGNTKSIPDYIKEGREFGMQTFNQSLLDLYQKGQITYEDALQNASNPEEFKLNAQGMFTGVDSIRARRFEEPI comes from the coding sequence ATGAAGCTTGAACCGATCAAGATTCTCGAACAAATGGTGTTATCAAAGGCTTCTGATTGCTATCTCAAGGTCGGCGAGCGTCCCGCCTTCAGGATGAACGGGCGCATCAGCCAAACCTCTTTCGATACGCTTACCGACGCGGATGTGGATGTTTTTATCGAAACAGTGATGACTCCCTTTCAGCGCGAACGGTTTGCGCAAGACCCGGACCTCGACCTTTCTTACGCCCTGCCAAGCGGCAACCGGTTCAGAGTCAACGTCTTCAGGCAGCGGGGCCATATTGGCGCGGTCATCAGGCATATCCCATCGGAAAACCTTGGATTCGAATACCTTGCTTTACCGCCGGTTGTGCGCGAATTTGCCGAGATGTCGCGCGGCCTGATCATCGTGTCGGGCGCGACGGGAAGCGGCAAAACAACGACACAGGCGGCCATGATCGACCACATCAACCGAAATTTCAGCAAGCACATCGTCACCATTGAAGACCCGATAGAATTCATCCATTTCGACAAGAAAAGCCTGATCAATCAGCGTGAGGTCGGGTTCGACACGAACAGTTTCGCCGATGCATTGAAACACGTGGTCAGGCAAAGCCCCGATGTCATTCTCATAGGGGAAATGCGGGACCTGGAAACGATGCTTATCGCTCTTTCGGCCGCTCAGACCGGTCACCTGGTGGTTACAACGCTGCACAATGTGGATACCGCCCAGACAATCGATCGCATCATAAACTACTTCCCCGAATACATGCGCCATCAGGTACGCCTGGAGCTGTCCCTGTGCCTGAAGGGGGTCCTTTGCATGCGGCTGCTGCCGCGCAGCGACGGGAAAGGGCGTGTTCCCGCGATCGAGGTGCTCCGGGTGACCCCGCTCATCCGGAAACTGCTGCTCGAGGGCAACACGAAGTCAATTCCGGATTACATAAAAGAGGGACGCGAATTCGGGATGCAGACATTCAACCAGTCTCTCCTCGATTTATATCAGAAGGGGCAGATTACTTATGAAGACGCCCTTCAAAACGCGTCGAATCCCGAAGAGTTCAAATTGAACGCGCAAGGTATGTTTACCGGAGTCGATTCCATCCGGGCCCGACGTTTTGAGGAGCCGATCTAG
- a CDS encoding type IV pilus twitching motility protein PilT, producing the protein MDMKSLFDLVMVRKSSDLLLTAGAPPLIRVNGELKATEYPELTPEENKRLIYSILTDKQREEFEEKRELDMSIGVSGGHRFRVNVYMQKGCVTAAMRAIAEKIPSLEELGLPKIVAKLAFRPQGLILVTGPTGHGKTTTQAAMIDLINTHKRCHIITVEDPIEYVHHHRKSVIDQRELGSDTLTFAGALKYVLRQDPDVILIGEMRDLETISSALTAAETGHLVIATLHTNDAIQTVDRIVDVFPSHQQQQIRIQLALSLLAVVSQRLLPRANGKGRVLACEILRNNSAVGNLIRESKSHQIYSIMETHSKDGMISLDASIKQLYLRGIISYDVAVNHVRNPQIIANA; encoded by the coding sequence ATCGACATGAAGAGCCTGTTCGATCTGGTCATGGTCCGCAAGTCTTCGGACTTGCTGCTCACAGCGGGGGCGCCGCCTTTGATCCGGGTCAATGGCGAGTTGAAGGCGACCGAATATCCCGAGTTGACGCCGGAAGAAAACAAGCGGCTGATATATAGCATATTGACGGATAAACAGCGGGAGGAATTCGAAGAGAAGCGCGAACTCGACATGTCGATCGGCGTGAGCGGAGGCCACCGCTTCAGGGTGAACGTTTACATGCAGAAGGGCTGCGTCACAGCCGCAATGCGCGCAATAGCCGAGAAAATCCCTTCGCTCGAGGAACTGGGGCTTCCCAAGATCGTCGCCAAGCTCGCTTTCCGGCCGCAGGGGCTCATCCTGGTTACGGGCCCCACCGGCCACGGCAAAACGACGACGCAGGCGGCCATGATCGATCTGATCAATACGCACAAGCGCTGCCATATTATCACCGTCGAGGACCCGATCGAGTACGTACATCACCACCGCAAGTCCGTCATCGACCAGCGCGAGCTCGGCAGCGATACGCTTACGTTTGCGGGCGCCCTCAAGTACGTTCTGCGGCAGGACCCGGACGTCATCCTCATCGGCGAAATGCGCGATCTGGAAACGATTTCTTCCGCATTGACGGCCGCCGAGACGGGGCATCTCGTCATCGCCACGCTGCATACGAACGACGCGATTCAGACGGTCGACCGCATCGTGGACGTGTTCCCCTCACATCAGCAGCAGCAGATACGCATCCAACTCGCGTTGAGCCTGCTGGCCGTCGTCTCGCAGCGCCTGCTGCCGCGAGCCAACGGGAAAGGCCGAGTCCTCGCGTGCGAGATTCTGCGCAATAATTCAGCCGTCGGCAATCTGATTCGCGAGTCGAAATCGCACCAGATATACAGCATTATGGAGACACACTCCAAGGACGGCATGATCTCGCTCGACGCCTCGATCAAGCAGCTCTATCTGCGCGGAATCATCTCGTACGACGTCGCGGTCAATCACGTCCGCAATCCGCAGATAATCGCAAATGCATAG
- a CDS encoding FAD-dependent oxidoreductase has product MDNRPGHQCQRRLCNRLNDMSALKFLFREGSIGSMTVRNRIVMAAMHLGYAEDGYVTERMIRYYEECARGETGLIVCGGFKVHRLGGGGMGFLSIDDDKYIPAMAALNERLHFHGAKTAAQLFHAGRYAFSFTIDGEQPVSSSAIPSRLTRETPRELSIPEIREIEEAFVAAAIRARAAGFDAVEIIGSTGYLISQFLSPLSNQRRDSYGGSLQNRARFGIEVIQAIKQGCGADYPVIMRHSGTELMEGGNSIMESIEIARLFERAGADAVSIQIGWHESRTPTVAASVPHGAFTFLARKIRSSVAVPVMTCNRITDPALAESILEDGDADFIAMARALNADPHFSKKAREGRFDEIIPCTGCNEGCLDRIFTGQPSTCMNNPVRGNEEEFSITGAERPKKILVVGGGPGGLEAARVLAERGHRVTLYEKTGWLGGRLVYGSIPPGREDLRKTIQYLAGAAERAGVEIILETEMTPSLAKAQTPDAVVLASGARTRVPDISGIDSTKVAAAEDVLAGRVPLGQNVVIIGAGGVACEVGIYAARKGAISPEAAVFLAEHGVVPPGEAVELARRGSRQVTLVRRGSAVGETLGRSTRWVILQELKKLGVRTITGAHYLELNDKGLLIQLDGRTELLEADTIILAAGYEADSKLAERWREAAPEIHVIGDALAPAKGIDAIIEGARVGRML; this is encoded by the coding sequence ATGGATAACCGGCCAGGCCATCAGTGTCAACGGCGGTTATGCAACCGCCTGAATGATATGAGCGCCTTGAAATTTCTATTTCGCGAAGGCTCCATCGGCTCAATGACGGTGCGTAACCGCATCGTGATGGCGGCCATGCATCTCGGCTATGCTGAGGATGGCTATGTCACGGAGCGCATGATCCGCTATTACGAGGAATGCGCCCGAGGCGAAACCGGTTTGATCGTTTGCGGCGGCTTCAAGGTGCACCGGCTCGGCGGCGGCGGAATGGGATTCCTCAGCATCGACGACGACAAATATATTCCTGCGATGGCCGCGCTGAATGAGCGCCTTCACTTTCATGGCGCAAAGACGGCGGCTCAACTGTTCCACGCAGGCCGCTATGCCTTCTCCTTTACGATCGACGGCGAACAGCCGGTATCTTCCTCGGCTATCCCCTCCCGCTTAACGCGCGAGACGCCGCGCGAGCTTTCAATTCCTGAGATACGCGAGATAGAGGAGGCTTTCGTTGCGGCCGCCATTCGAGCGCGCGCGGCCGGATTCGACGCCGTCGAAATTATCGGATCAACGGGCTACCTCATCAGTCAGTTTCTTTCTCCTTTATCAAATCAGCGGCGAGACAGCTACGGCGGCTCGCTTCAAAACCGCGCCCGGTTTGGAATTGAAGTAATCCAGGCGATAAAGCAGGGGTGCGGCGCGGACTATCCGGTGATCATGCGTCACAGCGGCACGGAGCTGATGGAAGGCGGCAACTCGATCATGGAATCGATCGAGATCGCCCGGTTATTTGAGAGAGCCGGCGCGGACGCCGTCAGCATCCAGATCGGCTGGCACGAATCACGTACTCCGACGGTGGCGGCATCCGTTCCGCACGGCGCCTTCACCTTCCTCGCCCGAAAGATCAGGTCCTCTGTCGCCGTTCCTGTCATGACCTGCAATCGGATAACCGATCCGGCGCTGGCGGAATCGATTTTGGAGGACGGCGACGCCGATTTTATCGCAATGGCGCGCGCGCTGAACGCGGACCCCCATTTTTCGAAGAAGGCGCGCGAGGGCAGATTTGATGAGATTATTCCGTGCACCGGCTGTAATGAAGGATGCCTCGACAGAATCTTCACCGGCCAGCCGAGCACGTGCATGAATAACCCAGTGCGGGGAAATGAAGAAGAATTCTCGATCACAGGCGCCGAGCGTCCGAAGAAGATACTCGTTGTCGGCGGCGGTCCGGGCGGTTTGGAGGCCGCGCGCGTCCTCGCCGAACGGGGCCACCGGGTGACGTTGTACGAGAAAACGGGCTGGCTCGGCGGGCGGCTCGTCTACGGCTCGATTCCGCCCGGGCGCGAGGACCTCCGCAAAACGATCCAATATCTTGCCGGGGCGGCGGAACGCGCAGGAGTCGAGATTATTCTTGAGACGGAAATGACTCCCTCACTGGCAAAGGCCCAAACACCGGATGCGGTCGTGCTCGCAAGTGGAGCGCGTACTCGCGTTCCGGACATTTCCGGCATTGACAGCACAAAAGTCGCGGCGGCCGAAGACGTGCTGGCGGGGCGCGTGCCGCTCGGCCAAAACGTTGTCATTATCGGCGCCGGCGGAGTCGCCTGCGAAGTGGGAATTTACGCGGCGCGTAAGGGTGCGATATCGCCTGAGGCGGCAGTTTTTCTCGCCGAGCACGGGGTGGTTCCTCCTGGCGAAGCAGTTGAATTGGCTCGCCGGGGAAGTCGGCAGGTAACGCTGGTGAGGCGCGGCTCGGCCGTCGGTGAGACGCTCGGCAGGAGCACCCGCTGGGTCATCCTGCAGGAGCTCAAAAAGCTCGGCGTCAGAACGATCACCGGCGCGCATTATCTCGAATTGAACGACAAGGGGCTCCTTATTCAGCTCGATGGCCGCACCGAATTACTCGAAGCCGACACCATAATACTGGCGGCGGGATACGAAGCGGATTCCAAGCTTGCCGAAAGATGGAGGGAAGCGGCGCCTGAGATTCACGTGATCGGCGATGCGCTCGCTCCGGCGAAAGGCATAGACGCGATTATTGAAGGCGCTCGGGTCGGTCGAATGTTGTAA
- a CDS encoding glucose 1-dehydrogenase, which translates to MDLQLKGKVAVVTGGGRGIGLAIARELAEEGAHIAIAEIDQSSAAQAAASLKSIGVKSFAVATDVTDPASVDAMVKAVVKELGPVQILVNNAAKLPQFLSFVEEKNSDRQVWSQVVDVCYHGAINCTAAVIESMIEAGYGKIINMASDAAKVGEPRQAVYAGAKGAIVSFTKSIAKEVGRYGINVNAICPSMTKTEAVQQMLSEEFEKKVVKAYPMRRLGDPRDIAHLAVFLASDRASWITGQAISVNGGYATA; encoded by the coding sequence ATGGACCTGCAGTTGAAAGGGAAGGTTGCCGTAGTGACGGGCGGCGGCCGCGGCATCGGACTGGCGATTGCCCGCGAACTGGCGGAGGAAGGCGCGCACATCGCGATCGCGGAAATCGACCAGAGCAGCGCGGCCCAGGCTGCTGCGTCATTGAAAAGCATAGGGGTTAAGTCATTTGCCGTCGCAACCGATGTCACCGATCCGGCAAGCGTGGACGCGATGGTCAAAGCTGTGGTCAAAGAGCTCGGGCCGGTTCAGATTCTGGTGAATAATGCCGCAAAGCTGCCCCAGTTTCTTTCTTTTGTTGAGGAGAAGAATAGCGATCGGCAGGTCTGGTCGCAGGTGGTTGATGTCTGTTATCACGGCGCCATCAACTGCACGGCGGCAGTCATCGAAAGCATGATCGAAGCCGGATACGGCAAGATCATCAACATGGCCTCCGATGCCGCCAAAGTAGGCGAGCCGAGACAGGCGGTTTACGCGGGCGCCAAGGGCGCCATCGTCTCCTTCACCAAGTCGATCGCCAAAGAGGTCGGCCGTTACGGAATCAATGTGAATGCAATCTGCCCCAGTATGACCAAGACCGAGGCCGTTCAGCAGATGCTTTCGGAGGAATTTGAGAAGAAGGTGGTGAAGGCATACCCCATGCGGCGGCTCGGCGACCCTCGAGACATCGCGCATCTGGCGGTGTTCCTCGCTTCCGACCGCGCCTCATGGATAACCGGCCAGGCCATCAGTGTCAACGGCGGTTATGCAACCGCCTGA
- a CDS encoding cob(I)yrinic acid a,c-diamide adenosyltransferase produces the protein MKSFNKRGDDGTTSLLFGHRIPKYSPRPEAYGAIDEASSALGLARGLIENGDLKQIILDIQHDLFVVGSELAALPDENKKLKKRITREHTLRIESLIECYENLVEMPRRFVPPGGSPGAGSLDLARSTLRRAERRIAKLFDDGEVKNPEILCYCNRLADLLFTLARYEEGSARPDPQNPA, from the coding sequence ATGAAGAGTTTCAACAAAAGGGGCGACGACGGCACCACCAGTCTGTTGTTCGGCCATCGTATTCCAAAGTACTCACCGCGGCCCGAGGCGTACGGCGCGATCGATGAAGCCAGCTCAGCCCTCGGGCTGGCCAGGGGGCTGATTGAAAATGGCGACCTCAAACAGATTATCCTGGACATCCAGCATGATCTCTTCGTGGTCGGATCGGAATTGGCCGCGCTGCCCGACGAGAATAAGAAACTGAAGAAGAGGATAACGCGTGAGCACACCCTGCGGATCGAGAGCTTGATCGAATGCTATGAAAATCTTGTGGAGATGCCGAGAAGATTTGTGCCGCCGGGCGGGAGCCCCGGCGCCGGCTCGCTTGACCTGGCGCGCTCGACGCTCAGGCGCGCCGAGCGCCGCATTGCAAAGCTGTTTGACGACGGCGAAGTGAAGAACCCGGAAATCCTCTGTTACTGCAATCGGCTGGCCGATCTCCTGTTCACGCTTGCCCGATATGAAGAGGGCAGCGCAAGGCCGGACCCGCAGAATCCTGCTTGA
- a CDS encoding DUF87 domain-containing protein — MSKLIAITGKGGVGKTTIAALLVRYLVQKKETPVLVVDADPNSNLNEVLGLQVAETIGSIREEMAERSGTLPGGMAKHDYLELKVQECLIEADGFDLLVMGRPEGPGCYCFANNVLRDVLKILSKQYARIVVDNEAGMEHMSRRITTVMDHLLVVSDPSLRSMLAAERIRELVSELKLTIGTMHLLMNRVHNGLSPEVEQRISSLGIPVIGLIPEDELLREFDGSGKPLVQLPDSSTTIRMVKEIADRLDL; from the coding sequence ATGAGCAAATTGATCGCGATTACGGGCAAAGGCGGCGTCGGCAAAACGACCATAGCCGCCCTGCTTGTTCGATACCTGGTGCAAAAGAAAGAGACGCCTGTCTTGGTGGTCGATGCCGACCCGAATTCGAACCTCAACGAGGTGCTCGGTTTACAGGTGGCTGAGACGATCGGCTCGATCCGGGAGGAGATGGCGGAGCGCTCGGGCACGCTTCCCGGCGGGATGGCGAAACACGACTACCTCGAGCTGAAGGTGCAGGAATGCCTGATCGAGGCCGATGGGTTCGACCTGCTCGTCATGGGCCGCCCCGAGGGGCCCGGCTGCTACTGCTTCGCGAATAACGTTCTGCGGGACGTCCTGAAGATTCTCAGCAAACAGTACGCGCGTATCGTCGTTGACAACGAGGCGGGAATGGAACACATGAGCCGGCGAATAACGACCGTCATGGATCATCTGCTCGTCGTCTCCGATCCTTCGCTTCGGTCGATGCTCGCCGCCGAACGAATCCGCGAATTGGTCTCGGAGCTGAAGCTGACTATCGGGACCATGCATCTGTTGATGAACCGGGTGCATAATGGGCTTTCGCCCGAAGTCGAACAGAGGATCAGTTCGCTGGGAATTCCGGTGATCGGCCTCATTCCTGAAGACGAGCTCTTGCGGGAATTTGACGGGAGCGGCAAGCCGCTGGTTCAACTTCCTGATTCATCTACCACGATTCGGATGGTCAAAGAGATCGCAGATCGCCTGGACCTGTAA
- a CDS encoding carbon monoxide dehydrogenase, which produces MKIAIVGKGGVGKTTLAGTLARMLADDGYKVMAIDADPDANLASAIGCKPEIAREITPIADMKDFIRERTGAQQGYGVMFKLNPKVDDIPDTYSREVEGVKFLIMGSLDGGGTGCLCPENVVLRRFLEEVLEYRDETVILDMEAGLEHLGRGTARAVDLLVIVVEPGLRSIETARSIIKLASDLGIQAMRLVMNKVVDEADAQLLRKNFPDNQILGYISYDRNLMTFDREGKAAYDAYKSTDAGFLKEMTGIKEKVIALIESGSGAE; this is translated from the coding sequence ATGAAAATAGCCATAGTCGGAAAAGGCGGAGTCGGCAAGACCACGCTTGCCGGAACGCTTGCGAGAATGCTTGCGGACGACGGTTACAAGGTGATGGCGATCGACGCCGATCCCGACGCAAATCTCGCCTCTGCAATAGGTTGCAAGCCGGAGATCGCACGCGAGATCACACCTATCGCTGATATGAAGGACTTCATTCGGGAGCGGACCGGCGCCCAGCAGGGCTATGGAGTCATGTTCAAGCTGAATCCCAAAGTGGACGATATTCCCGACACCTACAGCCGTGAAGTCGAGGGAGTCAAATTCCTGATCATGGGTTCGCTCGATGGAGGCGGCACGGGATGTCTTTGTCCCGAAAATGTGGTGCTGCGGCGGTTTCTCGAAGAAGTTCTTGAATACAGGGACGAGACGGTGATCCTGGATATGGAGGCCGGCCTCGAACACCTGGGACGGGGAACGGCGCGCGCAGTGGATCTGCTTGTCATCGTTGTTGAGCCCGGCCTGCGAAGCATCGAAACGGCGCGCTCCATCATCAAGCTGGCGAGCGATCTCGGCATCCAGGCGATGCGGCTTGTCATGAATAAAGTCGTCGATGAAGCCGACGCCCAACTGCTGCGGAAGAACTTTCCGGACAACCAAATATTGGGATACATCTCGTATGACCGCAACCTTATGACATTCGACCGCGAGGGAAAGGCCGCTTACGACGCGTATAAATCAACTGACGCCGGTTTCCTGAAAGAGATGACGGGCATCAAGGAGAAGGTGATTGCCTTGATCGAATCCGGGAGCGGCGCCGAATAG